From Caretta caretta isolate rCarCar2 chromosome 3, rCarCar1.hap1, whole genome shotgun sequence, a single genomic window includes:
- the PFN4 gene encoding profilin-4, whose amino-acid sequence MNQIQSLLNDCLIRTKHVEHAAIIKLKDNSVWESTVGFNLQPQNALILSSAFFKNLLQVRREGLYFQEKQYKCVRADAYSIYLKNENRGLIAVKTDSYILVATYSEGMYPSVCVEAIEKLADYFRDKEN is encoded by the exons ATGAACCAAATTCAATCTTTGCTCAATGATTGCCTTATCAGAACAAAACATGTGGAACATGCGGCCATCATCAAATTAAAGGACAATTCTGTGTGGGAATCAACCGTTGGCTTTAAT TTGCAGCCACAGAATGCCTTAATCCTCAGCTCTGCTTTCTTCAAGAACTTATTACAGGTCAGAAGAGAAGGACTTTACTTCCAGGAGAAGCAGTATAAATGTGTCCGAGCAGATGCGTACTCCATCTATCTTAAAAAT GAGAACAGAGGTCTGATAGCTGTGAAAACAGATTCATACATCTTGGTTGCTACTTACTCTGAGGGCATGTatcccagtgtgtgtgtggaagctATAGAGAAACTGG cgGACTATTTCAGAGATAAAGAAAACTGA